The genomic region TAGCTAGAAAACCTGTCATATGTAGCATATTTAAGACAATACGGTACATCAGTGCAAACATTCATAACAAAAATCCCCAAAGGTTTGACAACCCAGAATACAGCAAAATAAGGATTATTGTCATCATAAAATGCTGTTATGAACTTTCCACAAAACAAATATGTATTATGAGCAATAATTGTGGTAATGGCGAACATAGAACCATCAAATGAAGGGTACCCTTGGCTCTTTTAAATCAAACTGAATGATATTAAAACACCTGTAAAAGAAAGCTCTCTAAAAATAGTCACTTATGTGGAGATGTTCTTCACACTACCAAATGGAGCTCGTACCAAACGTGATATTTCATACCACTAATTTCTAATTAAATCGGGTAAAGCTTTTTGATAAGCAAATAGTTTATCCTTTTCAGTCATTTTGATCTAATATGTCCATATAAACGGTATAACATTGACAGATAATCGTTTTAACATGGTATTGTTTTCCTGTAAACCATAATGATCCAGAAACCCCATTTGCAGTTCGTTTTTGCTGGATGCTTATCTGAGAAGAGACCCCATTTCTCATGTTCCACGTTCGtgtccatgcacacacacacgctcgctcGCACACTTCATGTACAGACAGGCGCACACTGGGTTGTCATGGAAACAACAATACCTCTCGCATTCTTCCGTCGCCCAACCAACTTAGTTCTCTTTGTCGAGCCCCAAAAAAACAACAGGTCGACTTACATTAAACAGCCAGTCCCAGAGTCCACAAAAACTTACTGTATCTCAATAACTTACTGTATGTCTAGCTCAATAAATACATGTTGCTTCCGCTGGCTTTGGCTAAGAGAGCCGAAGTGCTGACGTGCGTCTGGCTCACCGCCTCTCCTGAGTGATTATCACTTCCTGGCTCGGGAGGGGGTCAATCGATACGGTTCCCGCATATCGTGAAGCGGTCGACATCCAGCAGGTCCTTTTTAGGGGTCCTGTGCTTGAGCTCTGTGCCTTCCATCCTTTCCTCCTCTTTCTGCTCAGGGGGGGTCAGGGGGTCAGGGGGTGAGGGGGTCAGGGGGTCAGGGTCCGGGTCTGGCTCTGGGCTGGTGGAGGGGCTGGGAGGGCTGGCTGGGGTGGTGGAAGTGGAGGGGGAAGGGGGTACAGTCTCTGGCCGCAGGGTGGGGCTGGCAGTGGGGGTAGGCTGGGCGGTGACAGAGGAGGATGGGGGGACGGAGGTGCAGGAAGGAGTGGATGGGGACCGCTCGGACCACGGTTCACCTGATGGATCACCTgatgagacagagagcgagagagcgagagagcgagagagcgagagagcgagagagagagagagagagagagagagagagagagagagagagagagagagagagagagagagagagagagagagagagagagagagagagagagcgagagagagagaggtagatttAAACACAAACATGAACAATACTTGGTCATTTGAGGCTTGGAGAAAAGTTAGTAACACTAACGGTAAGTAACACTCACACTTATAGATAGTAAGCAAGAACATCGCAAACTTCGTTTTTGATTAGATTTGACTTCAGAGTGACAAAATAAACTGGACAACCAACCAAATTCATTTATAGGAATAACAACTCTCCTACTGTATATCGTTGGGTCAAAGAGACAAATCTACATTAATACCAGTAGACTTCACAAGCTCCACTGATCCTGGTCTTCAATACCAGTATGCAGTGTAAATGGCGTACACAAGTTCGGTCGGCCAAACAGAATTATTCATGACCTCTGATATATTCAAATAGTTGagtgaagcagcagcagcagcatatcAGCACATGGGTTGCTACTCTACAGAGACAGCCATTTGCCCAGGGCACTGACATGCCTCACTTCCATATAAAAAAGTGGGTTGCAAATGAGAGACTTTACCAGGCGAGCAGCAATCGTGTGTGTATTCACCAGACTGCATGAAATAAATGTATGCTCCTTTAAAAGGCAATAACAAGGGGATACAGCAGACCTACTTTAGAAAATGCAATGTGGTACTGAACCAGTGGTATAACCAACAACTATTTGAGGTCTTTATCCATTTTTTCCTGAACTAGCCATATGCTTTCGCCATAAGCTTCCATGACACAGCCTGAGGGAAACCACAGTTGCTCATCAGTATATTCTCTGCTTCAGACAGAGACCTATAGACATGGCACCTCCAATTAGATCTCCATCCAAATGGTTATGAAGAATGAGAGACAAACCAGTCTGTTAGTAAGGTATCCATTGGAACCTGTGGGCTAAAACTAACCCATTTCTCCAGGAAGGTGTTCATTAGGGACCAAACGGAATGAAACTGACTAAAACGGGGAGGgactagtgttgtcacgatactaACATTTTACTAATGATACGATACCAGGCCAAGTATTACAATACCGAGTAGTACAATTGGGGGGAAATTCAGAGTGACCTAGCATCCTGTTCGCCCCTGTCCCCCGGACGCTTGTTCCCGTTTTCTAAATGTTATTCGCATGTGCTACGCCAGAAATCTGTCACTGATATTCACATttctactcaatacaacacattttgAATGAACTTAACTCACACTGTTCAGTGTATAATAGAATACTGCATAGAATGGCTGATTGCTCATATTTGCATAGGCCTACCTGTGATTTggctggaggaatgggaggaaggaATATACTGTACATGCAAAATGATCTGCATGTCATTGTGGCAGTAGGAGGAAAACAATGCATGAAACCTTTCCTCTTCAGTTAACagacacaccctccctccctctccctctccctctctcccacaaacacatacacacactgctccccaCTTTAAAAACGTTAGGCAACAAACAGAATTTAAGGAGCACCAGAAAGAGATGGATTTTTGATACAGTTTACTCTTCCATTAGGCCTATATGAATCCTACCTTCTGAAGCACATCTCATGAGCAGCACACCCCTTTCCTTTCTTCCTGGGCCAATCACGTGTCTAGACTTTCAAGTTGACCGGTTGTTTGCTAGCTAGGTAACAGTTTGTTAATATCAAACCAACAATTAGCGACCCGGGATTAGTTTAAGAATGGCCTGTGACATGGTTTGTGAAATTATCTAAAACGCGCCAAATCTCTCAGGAAGAACAGAAGGTAGTTCTGGTAAAATGGGTCATATTTTTAACCGTTTGGGCTAGAGACACGCCATTGTTTTTGCTGCAAATCTGTAAACATGCCTGTCCATTTTCCTATCTGGCACTCGCAACTCGCAATTGCAAAGCCTACTCAGACTGGCCTGTGCGCTAGGTTATACCAGGCGATGAAATTATACAACGTATCAACATTGCTCGCTCTGATGCTGCTCCAATGTAACAAATGTACAAATCTAACAACAGAAGATTCATCAGGGTCTGCATCCCTGCTCTCCATCACGgccaaattatattttaaaaactgATGGAGGAATAGATGTGTAGGAAGAGCAGAAGgagagaagcaggtgagtgaGGGCTGGTAGGGTGgacagagagaagcaggtgagtgaGGGCTGGTAGGGTGgacagagagaagcaggtgagtgaGGGCTGGTAGGGTGgacagagagaagcaggtgagtgagggctggtaggttggacagagagaagcaggtgagtgaGGGCTGGTAGGTTGGACAGCGAGAAGCAGGTGAGTGAGGGCTGGTAGGTTGgacagagagaagcaggtgagtgaGTGCTGGTAGGTTGgacagagagaagcaggtgagtgaGGGCTGGTAGGGTGgacagagagaagcaggtgagtgagggctggtaggttggacagagagaagcaggtgagtgaGTGCTGGTAGGTTGgacagagagaagcaggtgagtgaGGGCTGGTAGGTTGGACAGCGAGAAGCAGGTGAGTGAGGGCTGGTAGGGGATGCGGCTGGCTGATCACAGCTGCCACATGAGATGCGCATGAAAGTGAAGTGGAGGTTATTGGACTGGTGCATACAAGAAACTAGTTGCTATTGCTTAATGTTTTTTACTAAATGTATTAACAAAACAGACTTTATAAACATTGTATAACAGACGGCAGTTGGTTCTTTAGATCGGTAGCATCATATGAGACGGTACTAGGGTATTCTAGAATGTTGGTATCATAAGTATAATGACGTTTTGGTACCGTGATATACAGTGGTACCGGTACACTGTGCAATACtaggagggactacctgaactcgTCCAATAAGATACGCCCGTTTTCGTTTTCCAAcccaaaacgttttgctacggtgtgcccttaTGAATGCAGCCCAGAAGAGACAGCCGGGTTGGGTACAGTAGTTACAGATGGGCTAATTAAGAATAGCAGCGGAAGCGTTCAGGCTTCAGTGACCTTCTGATCCCACATGATATGGTTTGGTGCTTTAACATGTCACATACTGTACTACTGAATCTTTTCTCTGAAAATGGCGGTTCTGTAAAAACACAGGAGTGATAAAGAGCTCTGAAGTGACGTGGCGCCCCCTCGCTCTAATGCTCTCAGCTAAGCGCAGCAGGCTCGTCTGCCACGCTGAAGATCAACACATTTCGGGAGTTCAATTACCCAAGTCGGAATACGCATCTGCTTGCTTGAGGCTGGGTTTGGCAAGCTGGGATTGCTAAGAAGAATGAGTAATTTAATGTAACCAAGTGTCTTATTGAGGCTGGGTAGGCTATATGTGATTGACTGTGTTCGAAGCTGGGCCTCCTGCATGCCATAATTTTGTGTTACCCTAGGCATTAGCTCAGGAAGTCTTCATGGTCTCATGCAAGGTTTGTACCTGTTCCCAGGTCATTATTGTAAATGAAAAGGTGTTCCCtccctggtaaaataaaggtaaataaTACACTGGGTAATACTAGGGTATTGTCTGTCGCTGGGTAATACTAGGGTATTGTCTGTCGCTGGGTAATACTAGGGTATTGTCTGTCGCTGGGTAATACTAGGATATTGTCTGTCGCTGGGTAATACTAGGGTATTGTCTGTCGCTGGGTAATACTAGGGTATTGTCTGTCGCTGGGTAATACTAGGGTATTGTCTGTCGCTGGGTAATACTAGGGTATTGTCTGTCGCTGGGTAATACTAGGGTATTGTCTGTCGCTGGGTAATACTAGGGTATTGTCTGTCGCTGGGTAATACTAGGGTATTGTCTGTCGCTGGGTAATACTAGGGTATTGTCTGTCGCTGGGTAATACTAGGGTATTGTCTGTCGCTGGGTAATACTAGGGTATTGTCTGTCGCTGGGTAATACTAGGGTATTGTCTGTCGCTGGGTAATACTAGGATATTGTCTGTCGCTGGGTAATACTAGGGTATTGTCTGTCGCTGGGTAATACTAGGGTATTGTCTGTCGCTGGGTAATACTAGGGTATTGTCTGTCGCTGGGTAATACTAGGGTATTGTCTGTCGCTGGGTAATACTAGGGTATTGTCTGTCGCTGGGTAATACTAGGGTATTGTCTGTCGCTGGGTAATACTAGGGTATTGTCTGTCGCTGGGTAATACTAGGGTATTGTCTGTCGCTGGGTAATACTAGGGTATTGTCTGTCGCTGGGTAATACTAGGGTATTGTCTGTCGCTGGGTAATACTAGGGTATTGTCTGTAGCTGGGTAATACTAGGGTATTGTCTGTCGCTGGGTAATACTAGGGTATTGTCTGTCGCTGGGTACCTGAGGGGGCAGTACATCTGGATGTTTTCCTGGTTCTACTGGACGTCTTCCCGGGGGCGGCTGTGGAGGGCCTCTCAAACAGTTTGTCCTCCATGTTGGCTCTCTTCACGTACACACACGACTTCCCCAGTAGCACGATACTGTTCAGCACCTTCAGGGTCACCATTCTACACAGGGAAAAGAGGATTAGTAATGATATTCACCATTCTACACAGGGAAAAGACTATTAGTAATGATATTCACCATTCTACACAGGGAAAAGAGGATTAGTAATGATATCCAAGGTGAAGGGGACTATTTGTTATTTGCCCACAAGAGCAGCATAATGTAGTAATTGAGTGTTCTTTCATTGTGGACAGGTCTAGATtttattatatacactaccgttcaaaggtttggggtcacttagaaatgttcttgttttcgaaagaaaagctatttttttgtccattaaattaaaataaaatagatcagaaatacaatgtagacattgttaatgttgtaaatggctattgtagctgaaaatgtttgatttttaatggaatatctaaataggctacattatcagcaaccatcagtcctgtgttccaattgcacgttgtgtttgctaatccaagtttatcatttaaaaaaggctaattgatcattagaaaaaccttttgcaattatgttagcacagctgaaaactgttgtgctgattaaagaagcaataaaactggccttcttgagactaattgagtatctggagcatcagcaactgtgggttcgattacagaatcaaaatggtgAGAAAAATAAAAGCCTAAGCCCTATCAAAGCCAAGCAGAAGGCTCATGCTAACGTACCTCAAATGGGATCAGACTGGCACAAACATCCACATAGAAAATACATATCGAATATAGTGGGACTGCTATGCTAACAATTAATTCTACCTGTATTGCATGACTGACAGAGCGAGTTTGTCTATGAAACGTGTAAAGTGAATACATTTAGGTGGTGGAAGAGGTGCTATGTAAATGCAAATCATCATACATGACAAAGAATaagaacttgattggagtcttaCCCCAAGTAGAAGAGGAACACACAGGAGTAGGACAGGGCTCCCTGTACATTCACTGAACTCATCAACACTCGGATTAGCTGTCAATTACAATAGAAAAGAAAACCTTCAGCagaaacattgttgcatgtgaCAGTGGTAAGGAAGTAGTAACAGTTTATCAGTCCTCAAGTCAATGCCACAAAATGGAGTTCTAAGTCAACTACATTGTCCTGAAACAAATAAACTATTTCATACAAGACGGAACTGTTCCTTGATTGATACCAATAAAACAAAGCATATAATTAGTGCCGAGTTGCACACTGTATCTACATACAACGGTAGGGGAAACACTGCATTGGACTGTTGTACAAAGCTGATCTTACCAGGACTGCAAGAGGAAGAGGAATGAAGCCCATTCTTCTGGCTACAGAGTCACTGTAGTCTGTGCAGGCCTGCCCATTGACAAAAAAGCCTCAATTACACATCAAAATTACACCAGTGTACAAAACCCATTGATTAAAACAGTAGGGATAATGGAACTGGATGCCTAATCACTGTGTTCGAGAGATGCTACTATGTACGTTTTTCTGCCGACTGCTGACGAGATCGAAGGCCAAGCTGGCTCTGTATTCACTGTATACCTGTGGAACAAAACAGACATGTTACTATCACAGAGATGCACCCCTATAGTTATAGCTATACTGTATCGCTATGGTTGTTGTTTGATATGAAGCTTGTAACCATCTGCTATGGCTCTGAGAAACACATTGACAACATTAGACTAGACCACAAGTGACTGACTGGATCTGACGACTGTGTTAGCTGGCTGAGATAAAGCCTGGGTCGTTTTCTGGTTTTAGGGAAGGTTACTTATCATGTGAGTATGGTTCACCGAACCGCCACCATTACACTCCTCCCCCCATGACCAACTCCTCCCCGCAGAGGCTTGGCACCAATGTATCCGACTGGATTCAAACCCAGGTCTCCTGTtcgccacaagactgtgttagcccttCGAGCTAAAGCCTTCAGGTCTTAGGCAAGGTTTCTCACCACACAAGTGCTGGGAATGGGTCACGATTGACGGTGGGATATGGAGCAGCTATAATCCAGTTGATGAGGCTGACGATGTTGCTGGCTTTTGGTGTGGTAGCCCAGTAGGCCTATTACGGCATAATGTGATGTGTTGCGATTTAGAAAGagggcagaggaggggaggggaccaCGGCACGCTAAAGAGGTTGAGGCACACAGCAGAGTCTGTGGAGGACTGGCTAAACAACAGCGCCACGCTATTTTTGCTGCCTAAGCCACCGTGAAATCCAACAAGGGCCAACCACAGTAATCCTTCAGACTTGAACAGAGCAGACCCTCTCCAGTGAACATCCTTACATTTCACAGTCACACACCCAGAGGgaaatgtgtgttttgtgtgttttccGCAGGGTTGAGGTCAATTATGTTGAAATTTCATCAATTTCTTAATTAAATTCCCATTCAATAAGCATCATTTATTCCTAATGCAGATTTTTTTAGTTGTGAATGGGGAGTTTCAATTCACTTCCTTGATTGACCTCAAAATACACTGTTCCCTCTTGGTGTGCAACTGCAAACTGTATGAATGATTTTCAGTCATCAAATCATTAATTATCATCTCTGTGATCCATCCTTACATCTGCCGTGATCTCGTTGAACTTGGTGATGAAGGCGTGTTTGATGATGTCCACGGCGATCTCTGAGGCGATCACCATGAAGACGTCAGGTAACAACACCCAGAGATGATCTggaaacacacagagacaagacAACTGACTTGTGAAGTGAAACGAAATCTCTGGGTGGATAATAACATTGAGCTGAATTCTAAATGTACACTATTCCTTCATTACCTTACCGAATGTCTGGTCTTTCTTTTTAATTGACTCAATTGTACATTTCATGATTTCTTGGTTTAATCATGTATCTTGTTTTAGGCTTAGTACCAATACATTCCGTCACAggaagaaaaagtatttgatttggcTTGAACACAAGACACAGTACAATCTTCATCACACTCATATCTGGTTCcgcaagtctgcccaaatgtttTTGGATGAGGTCTAGGTCATACCATAAGGTCAGACTATGTCAGTGTACGACATTAGCATCATGACCGCTGCTGACATTCCAAATCTGTCTTGGGAGGCTGTGGCTGGCGAGGGGGAATGACAGCGCCAGATTAAGAGAGCTGTCAGAAAGTGCAGCCTTACTCTCCTCGCTCCCTCCTATCACCACTAGGGAGTGGATGAAACGCCTTTAAAAGAGTACCAGGATTCAGGGGGATTGATGTAACAGTAGCAGTAACCTAGTGTTACAGAAATAATTTCTTAGTTCAATACAGACTGTAGCCGACATGCTACAACATTGATGAAAAATGCACCTGTTCCTGTGAACATAATAAAACGGATCCAAGCATGTTTAGCTCGTTTTGAAtagatgggatacagcttttgtcagatttgactttttgagggcctcccgagtggcgcagcggtctaaggcactgcatcgcagtgctagaggcgtcaatacagacccgggttcgagcccaggctgtgtcacagccggccgtgaccgggagacccatgaggcgatgcacaattggcccagcgtcgtcctggttaggggagggtttggccggccgggttGTCCTTGTCACATCGCGctgtagcgactccttgtggcgggccgggcgcatgcacgctgacaaggtcgccagctgtacagcgtttcctccgacacattggtgtggctggcttccgggttaagcgagcagtgtgtcaagaagcattgcggcttggcggggtcgtgtttcggaggacgcatggctctcgaccttcgcctctcccaagtccgcatgggagttgcagcgatgggacaagactaactaccaattggatatcacgaaattggggagaaaaaggtgtaaaaaaacacccccccaaaaatgtaataaatatactttttgtagcaggttaagagaacttacacagcaggttaggagaattaggaaAAGGTTTTTAggaaaatattattatttttttaagacAAAAGCTTCTAGCCATGACCTGTCTAGCTGTAATGTGTGTGAAATGGTTACCTGGGTTCCAGGAGAACTGCTCCATGTTCCTGAGGCAGACGATGAGCAGGAGCACATAGCTGGTGAAACGTTCCTTGATATCTAAGATACAAATAAAGGCATATTGGTAACTACTTATTACTTAGAATCATGTACCAACATAACAACAATGAATATGTAGTATCAACAAATAGGGTATCCTTTTTCCCCATGTACTTTCAAAGGTACACACATCATTTGGCATAAATATCATATTTATCGGAAATCCTGTGTGGTCTGGAACCAAGTGTAACTTGCTAAATTGCTGGATCTTCAAAGGTGGGAGCAAATTGCAAGAGGGGGAAATGATTCAAGCTTATTTTCGTGTCCTTTCATTTGTGCAGAATGACAGCAACAAAGATGAAAACATGCAGCCAGCTGGCACAAAGAGGGAGTTCAGAAAGCATTAAATCCATAGCGCATCTCTTTTGGggtatgagtgagtgagagagagacacatagagagagcgagagacagagagagagagagagagacagagacagagacagagacagagagacagagagagagagagagagagagagagagagagcgagcgagagcgagagacaaagagagagagagagagagagagagacagagagagagagagagaaatacagagagagaaatacagagagagagagagagagagaggggagggagggagagacacagagagacagacagagagagagagagagagagacagagagagagagagagagagagagagagacagaaagagagagagagagagagcgagagacaaagagagagagagacacagagagagagagacagacagacagagagagagagacagacagagagagagcgagagacagaaagagagcgagagacagaaagagagcgagagacagagagagagagagagagacacacagagagagacacacagagagagagagacatacagagagagagagacatacagagagagagagacagagagacagagacagagagacagagagacagagagacagagagacagagagagagagagagagagagagagagagagagagagagagagagagagagagagagagagagagcgagacagcagagagagagagacagaaacagcagagagagagacagaaacagcagagagagagagagagagagagagacacagctgagagagatagagagagacacagctgagagagacacagagagcaccGTAAACAACAGAGAGCACCGTAAACAACTCAGAGCACCGTAAAAGTTGGGTGTTTTGAACCAGCGAACTAGCTAATAGTGTTGAAGATACTGTCTATAGTACACTTAAATGTACAGTATAATGCATATGGAAAGTGTTACAGTAACTCACCACTGTTGGACATCTGAAAGAGGTTGTTCTTCTCAAACTTCTTGAACACACTTCCTTTGATCTCCACAAACTGTTTATGCAGGAAATAGAGGAAAATGTATTTTCGTGTCCTCTAAATGTTAGCAttacatgtttgtttgtttgtttgtgtgtgtgtgtgtactcacgttGTTGGACATCATAATGGTCAGCAGGGACTTATTGTGGGAGTTGAAAGCCACGTTGAGCGTTGACGCCTGGACCATGATGAGGATGGCATGCAGGACTGAGACAGAGGCTCAGGAAAATAATGAACATGATGGCAATAGCATCAGCTGCAGTAAGggctgtgtgtttgagtgtgttcaCATTGTTGACATATCATTGATAGTGGACACCTTTTCCAATAACAAAAACAACACTAACTGAAAAGTGACGCCAGCATGATGATAGAAGTTGAGAGATGACAAATTCCTTCAGCAGAGTACTTCCTGTGTGCACTTCCTAGTTCTCCATTAAGGATACAGACGTAGAACACAGCCATGATGAAATGGGGGATGAGCCCTAtgctgtctctcttcctctctttgggCTCTGTGGCCGTCCAGTAGAGCGCGTCAAGGATGTCTTGGCCAAACGACGAGAACAGCCTGTCGGCTACCTAAAGAGGGAAGGTAAGTAGTTAAGTCAAGTTCAGCATGGGTTAATGAAGTGACTTTCGACCTGTAAGtgatataattaagcaataaggcacgagggggtgtgggatatagccaatataccacggctaagggatgttcttatgcatgacgcaacgcggagtgcctggatacagcccttagccatggtgtattggccatataccacaaacccccgatgtgccttactgctattataaactggttaccaacgtaattagagcagtaaaaataaatgttgtctgatataccacggctgtcagccaatcagcattcagggctcgaaccacccagtttataatgggtGGTAGACTATGAAAGATTACAGCTGTAACACTTCTCTAGGCCTTAGTATGGGTTATATCACCTGCTCCATTTCAGATGAAATAGGGTATCGGAGGCCCTAATCAAATACTTCATTCCTGTTCCTTAAACTACTCTCTGACCATACATGACTGGATCAGGTGAGAGCTATAGAGGAACTGTATTAGATCAGATTAGTACAAACAGCTCCAACCCATTGTACCTCCAGCATGTTGTAGATGATATAGAGTTTGATGACGGACTGTCCCCGGATCAGGTGGTACATCATGCTGTAGTCCACGTAGTGCATCATGGAGTAGCACAGCACCATTATCAGTCCCTTCAAGATGTCACACACCTGGGCCGGCTGCAGCAGGAGCGAGCCACTGGCAGAACACACATACACGTTACACATAGAGCTTAGTCATATCTATATGTATGCATgcacatgtatacacacacaaatctaaTTTCATTTGTTTGCTACTATTCAGTACAAGTAGGCCTACTGTGTGTGGTAACACCGGTATGCGATATGAcattgggagaatctcaattacatactcctcatgtcctctctcctcgcctccttctcaaaacccattggaggagaaggtcagaggggaaggACCTTTgcctttctcatccaatgggttttaagGAGGCGAGAGGACGTGAGGAGTAtgtaattgagattctcccacagTGAACCTTGGGATGTTGATTGCACTATTAGGCTATAGAAGGTCAACGTGTCATGTGTGAGTCAAAGTGGTTTAATACCCCCAGTAGAATGACTGTCCAGTTATTTTTAACATCCATTACTATTTTTTATTAAGCAGCATTAACATTATGAATATGAAACTGTGTGAACTCAGGTTGATCAGGGTGGGATCAATCATTCAACACATAAGTAGATGGTTGGGGGGGCTGAATGAAGTAGCTCACCAAATCTGTCACATGAACATTATAATATTATTCACATTGCCTGCCTTTTTAATGTATGTTACACCCATAATGAGTAGGCTAAATGAAAGGCAACTCCCGGGTGCACGTTTTGGGATTCGCCTGAATAAGTGAAAGCAAATCTAATAGAGATCAGCCTCAAGGATACagaatatattattttatatgcCAATTCATACAGGGGTATAAACAAGAGGAATTCACTTCCTGTGCTCTACCACCATCTATTGGCTGGACTCAGACATAGCACTCTGCCACATTCTATTGGATCTTTGCTGAGGAGTGGCCAGTTAGTGACCCATAACATCACACTGCTTAGGCTATTCAAGTAAAATGTGTACTCTGTCATGCCA from Coregonus clupeaformis isolate EN_2021a chromosome 3, ASM2061545v1, whole genome shotgun sequence harbors:
- the LOC121540604 gene encoding transmembrane anterior posterior transformation protein 1 homolog isoform X1, which encodes MADLLETGPSDEKETDNEGKKKVKRPWDDIPRSEKIGRTPDLAETLGFYDINAVRREQRERDNSDPSLARFLCAELTRGYFLEHNEAKYTERRERVYTCMRIPRELEKLMIFGFFLCLDAFLYVFTLLPLRVLLALLHLFTLPCCGLRANVCPYCNRSSGSLLLQPAQVCDILKGLIMVLCYSMMHYVDYSMMYHLIRGQSVIKLYIIYNMLEVADRLFSSFGQDILDALYWTATEPKERKRDSIGLIPHFIMAVFYVFLHAILIMVQASTLNVAFNSHNKSLLTIMMSNNFVEIKGSVFKKFEKNNLFQMSNSDIKERFTSYVLLLIVCLRNMEQFSWNPDHLWVLLPDVFMVIASEIAVDIIKHAFITKFNEITADVYSEYRASLAFDLVSSRQKNACTDYSDSVARRMGFIPLPLAVLLIRVLMSSVNVQGALSYSCVFLFYLGMVTLKVLNSIVLLGKSCVYVKRANMEDKLFERPSTAAPGKTSSRTRKTSRCTAPSGDPSGEPWSERSPSTPSCTSVPPSSSVTAQPTPTASPTLRPETVPPSPSTSTTPASPPSPSTSPEPDPDPDPLTPSPPDPLTPPEQKEEERMEGTELKHRTPKKDLLDVDRFTICGNRID
- the LOC121540604 gene encoding transmembrane anterior posterior transformation protein 1 homolog isoform X2, with the protein product MADLLETGPSDEKETDNEGKKKVKRPWDDIPRSEKIGRTPDLAETLGFYDINAVRREQRERDNSDPSLARFLCAELTRGYFLEHNEAKYTERRERVYTCMRIPRELEKLMIFGFFLCLDAFLYVFTLLPLRVLLALLHLFTLPCCGLRGSLLLQPAQVCDILKGLIMVLCYSMMHYVDYSMMYHLIRGQSVIKLYIIYNMLEVADRLFSSFGQDILDALYWTATEPKERKRDSIGLIPHFIMAVFYVFLHAILIMVQASTLNVAFNSHNKSLLTIMMSNNFVEIKGSVFKKFEKNNLFQMSNSDIKERFTSYVLLLIVCLRNMEQFSWNPDHLWVLLPDVFMVIASEIAVDIIKHAFITKFNEITADVYSEYRASLAFDLVSSRQKNACTDYSDSVARRMGFIPLPLAVLLIRVLMSSVNVQGALSYSCVFLFYLGMVTLKVLNSIVLLGKSCVYVKRANMEDKLFERPSTAAPGKTSSRTRKTSRCTAPSGDPSGEPWSERSPSTPSCTSVPPSSSVTAQPTPTASPTLRPETVPPSPSTSTTPASPPSPSTSPEPDPDPDPLTPSPPDPLTPPEQKEEERMEGTELKHRTPKKDLLDVDRFTICGNRID
- the LOC121540604 gene encoding transmembrane anterior posterior transformation protein 1 homolog isoform X3, with product MTGFRWYLLFEKLMIFGFFLCLDAFLYVFTLLPLRVLLALLHLFTLPCCGLRANVCPYCNRSSGSLLLQPAQVCDILKGLIMVLCYSMMHYVDYSMMYHLIRGQSVIKLYIIYNMLEVADRLFSSFGQDILDALYWTATEPKERKRDSIGLIPHFIMAVFYVFLHAILIMVQASTLNVAFNSHNKSLLTIMMSNNFVEIKGSVFKKFEKNNLFQMSNSDIKERFTSYVLLLIVCLRNMEQFSWNPDHLWVLLPDVFMVIASEIAVDIIKHAFITKFNEITADVYSEYRASLAFDLVSSRQKNACTDYSDSVARRMGFIPLPLAVLLIRVLMSSVNVQGALSYSCVFLFYLGMVTLKVLNSIVLLGKSCVYVKRANMEDKLFERPSTAAPGKTSSRTRKTSRCTAPSGDPSGEPWSERSPSTPSCTSVPPSSSVTAQPTPTASPTLRPETVPPSPSTSTTPASPPSPSTSPEPDPDPDPLTPSPPDPLTPPEQKEEERMEGTELKHRTPKKDLLDVDRFTICGNRID